The following are encoded together in the Desulfobulbaceae bacterium genome:
- a CDS encoding hydrogenase small subunit, translating to MINRRDFLKLAAALSASFGISGMPGPVLAALNKIDPAKVPKIIYLQGLSCTGCSISLLQAESPSPLAMITEYSQLAFHADLSAISGKKAMDLVEKYISGQAGEYFLAVEGAIPEKMPEACMIGEKTFAEHLEAAAKTMSGAIAIGACACDGGIPAAEGNVTGAIGLKEFYEKRNINKLVVNIRGCSVHPDWVWHTIIHLVKIGVPELINDSPKLFFSRKVHDLCPRYHDFQQEIFAKKLGDKGCLFKLGCLGPDTNADCPTRWWNGGRTWCIDSNAPCIGCASPNFARQKDIPFYRLTESQKIIT from the coding sequence ATGATAAACAGACGGGACTTTCTCAAACTTGCCGCAGCATTAAGCGCCTCATTTGGCATCAGCGGAATGCCGGGACCAGTGTTGGCCGCCCTCAACAAAATCGATCCGGCCAAAGTACCCAAGATTATCTATCTCCAGGGGCTGTCCTGTACCGGCTGCTCAATCTCCCTGCTTCAAGCGGAATCACCCTCCCCCCTGGCCATGATTACCGAATACTCGCAACTTGCCTTCCATGCCGATCTTTCTGCCATCTCCGGCAAAAAGGCCATGGACCTGGTGGAGAAATACATCTCCGGTCAAGCCGGCGAGTACTTTCTGGCCGTAGAAGGCGCCATCCCCGAGAAGATGCCGGAAGCCTGCATGATTGGAGAGAAAACCTTTGCCGAACATCTTGAAGCAGCCGCCAAAACCATGAGCGGCGCGATTGCCATCGGCGCCTGCGCCTGCGACGGTGGCATCCCGGCAGCGGAGGGCAACGTCACCGGCGCCATCGGACTTAAGGAGTTTTACGAAAAGCGAAATATCAATAAGCTCGTGGTCAATATCCGTGGCTGTTCAGTCCACCCGGACTGGGTATGGCACACCATCATTCATCTGGTCAAAATCGGGGTCCCGGAACTGATCAACGATTCCCCCAAGCTCTTTTTTAGTCGTAAAGTGCATGACCTTTGTCCGCGCTACCATGACTTCCAACAGGAAATTTTTGCCAAGAAACTTGGCGACAAGGGGTGCTTATTCAAACTTGGCTGTCTTGGTCCCGACACCAACGCCGATTGCCCAACCCGCTGGTGGAATGGTGGTCGCACATGGTGCATCGACAGCAACGCGCCATGTATCGGCTGCGCTTCACCTAACTTTGCACGGCAGAAAGATATCCCCTTCTACCGGTTGACCGAATCTCAAAAAATCATCACCTAA